The region CCCTCTCCCCCGCCGGGAGAGGGACGGTGCGGGCGCGTTCCCGCGGTCCCGCGCTCCCGCGTCCCCGCCTGTCAGAGTTCAAAGCGCTCCCCCAGAAAGACCCGCCGGACCTCGGGGTCGGCGAGGATCTGGTCGGGCCGGCCTTCCAGCAGGATCCGCCCCTGGTGGATGATGGTGGCCCGGTCGGTGATGGCCAGCGTATCCCGCACGTTGTGGTCGGTGATCACCACCCCCATCCCCCGCTGCCTGAGGTACCGGACCACGTCCTGCAGCTCGGCCACCGAGCGCGGGTCCACGCCGGTGAACGGCTCGTCCAGCAGGACGTAGGCCGGGTTGGCGGCCAGGACCCGCGCGATCTCGACCCGGCGGCGCTCGCCTCCCGACAGGGTGGCTCCCCGCTGCCGGCGCAGGGGGACCAGATCCAGTTCCTCCAGCAGCGACTCCAGGACCTGCCGGCGGCGCGCCCGGGGCGTGCCGTTGGCCTCCAGGACCATCAGGATGTTCTCCTCCACCGTCAGCCCCCTGAACACCGACGGCTCCTGGGCCAGGTAGCCGATGCCCCTGCGCGCCCGGACGTGGACGGGCAGCGACGCCAGGGAGACCCCGTCCAGCCTGACGTCGCCGGCGTCGGGGCGGACCAGCCCCACGATCATGTAGAAGGTGGTCGTCTTGCCGGCGCCGTTGGGACCCAGCAGGCCGACCGTCTCCCCGCGCTCCACGCGCAGGGAGACCCCGTCCACCACCCTCCGGGACCCGTAGCGCTTGACCAGGCCGAGGGCTTCCAGCATCAGGGAGGGGCGGCCACGGTCAGGCGGGCGGCGCCCGCGGCGGTGACCCGGCGCGCCGCCAGGTCCACGGTCAGGACGTCGGCGGTGACGCGGTGGGCCCCCATCTGCGCGGAGGCCGCTCCGGCCAGCACCGCGATCCTGTCCCGCCGGCTCAGGCGGGCCCTGTCGGCGGTCCCGGCGATGTCCCGATAGCGGAAGCGCACGCGCCCCTCGGCCACCACAACCTCCTCCGCCAGCAGGGCCTCCAGCCGGTCTGCCGCCAGCATCCCGGCCTCCGAGTCCACCACGGCGTCGCCGGCGGCGACGACGCGGCGGTCGGCCTGGGTGTAGGTCGCCTCCGCCGCGCGCAGGACCAGATCCCCCCGCCGCACCGTGACGCCTCCCGAGGCGGCGACCACGCCCCGGGCCCGGTCGGCGTCCGCCCGGGCGGCGCGCAGCTCCACCGGGGGCGGCCCGCCGGCCACCGCGACCACATCGCCCTCCGCCCGGACCCGCTCGTCGGCCAGCCAGGCGGTAAGGGTCTGTGCCCGCACCTCGCCGGACGGATCGCCGTAGGTCACGCCTCCCGTCGCCGCCACCACCTGCGGGCGGACCTCGTAGCGGATCGACGGAGCCTGGATGCGCACGCTCCCCCGGCGCACCACCACCGGAGACCCGACCAGGACCCACACGCCGACCGCCTCATCCACCTCGACCCGGGTGGCGCCGGTGATCTCGATGGGCACGGCCTGACCGGCTGGAAGGGAAAAGGGAAAGAGGAAAAGGGAAAAAGGGAATGATAAGGACAGGAAGAGGGTCAAACTGGCAAGGCTCCGGCGGCGCGGGGCCGATCCTGAGGGACGAGGGCGCATACATCCCCGCCTGTATGTCCTGAACTTGTTCTCTTCGCTCTTCACCCTTTTCCCTTTACCCTTTTCCCTTTTCCCTTTTTCACCGCCCGATGTCAACCATGACGCGCCCCTCCAGGATCACCGTGGTCAGGGCGGCGTCGCCGCGCAAGGTGTCGGCGCGGAGGACCGCGCCCGGCTGGCGCAGCACCACGTCGCCCCGGGCCTCCACCCCTCCGCGGCGGATGTCCCACCGGATCTGCCGGGCCCGAACCGTCCGCCCGTCGGCGGAGGTGGCGGTGACGCCCCCCTCCAGTTCGATGACGCCGTCATCGGCCAGGTAGCGGCCCCGGGGCGCCTCGAAGACCGCCGCCACGGTCCTGCCCGCGTACCACCGGCCCCGAGGCCCGATCACGTCCACCGTCCGCCTCTGGCGGTCCACCCGCAGGCTGTCCGCCTCCAGATCCCACAGCCGGCGGCCGGCCTCATCCGACCCCACCAGGCGCGATCCCTGCACCTCCAGGAGGGGAGAGGGCGACGCCGGAGTTCCGGAGGGGACCGCCGGAGACACCGCTCCCGGGACGGCGGGAGGACCCGGCGGAGGGCCGGCGGTCCACCGCCAGACCGCCAGGGCAACCAGCGCCGCCGACGCCACGACCGCCGCCGCGCGTCTGGACACCGGCATCCCGGCCGTGCGAA is a window of Armatimonadota bacterium DNA encoding:
- the lptB gene encoding LPS export ABC transporter ATP-binding protein; its protein translation is MLEALGLVKRYGSRRVVDGVSLRVERGETVGLLGPNGAGKTTTFYMIVGLVRPDAGDVRLDGVSLASLPVHVRARRGIGYLAQEPSVFRGLTVEENILMVLEANGTPRARRRQVLESLLEELDLVPLRRQRGATLSGGERRRVEIARVLAANPAYVLLDEPFTGVDPRSVAELQDVVRYLRQRGMGVVITDHNVRDTLAITDRATIIHQGRILLEGRPDQILADPEVRRVFLGERFEL
- the lptC gene encoding LPS export ABC transporter periplasmic protein LptC; this encodes MSRRAAAVVASAALVALAVWRWTAGPPPGPPAVPGAVSPAVPSGTPASPSPLLEVQGSRLVGSDEAGRRLWDLEADSLRVDRQRRTVDVIGPRGRWYAGRTVAAVFEAPRGRYLADDGVIELEGGVTATSADGRTVRARQIRWDIRRGGVEARGDVVLRQPGAVLRADTLRGDAALTTVILEGRVMVDIGR
- a CDS encoding LptA/OstA family protein; the protein is MPIEITGATRVEVDEAVGVWVLVGSPVVVRRGSVRIQAPSIRYEVRPQVVAATGGVTYGDPSGEVRAQTLTAWLADERVRAEGDVVAVAGGPPPVELRAARADADRARGVVAASGGVTVRRGDLVLRAAEATYTQADRRVVAAGDAVVDSEAGMLAADRLEALLAEEVVVAEGRVRFRYRDIAGTADRARLSRRDRIAVLAGAASAQMGAHRVTADVLTVDLAARRVTAAGAARLTVAAPP